From Astyanax mexicanus isolate ESR-SI-001 chromosome 16, AstMex3_surface, whole genome shotgun sequence, one genomic window encodes:
- the LOC103031537 gene encoding mast cell protease 1 isoform X1, producing MTLISLLLLVVLLPYPGHSASVRDGIVNGTEAKPHSRPYMVSVQIDEKHQCGGFLVSESFVMTAAHCWKNRKVTFTAVVGAHDISNKNEGSIRFPVEKYAVHPQYQDDETYDYDILLLKLKGTVIKSERVKWISIPAQKEDIPANSVCSVAGWGRTGTKKSGSHCLLETNTKIMDKARCTSLWDTPITPRMVCAQHPGGPCWGDSGGPLVCDSVAVGIVSFGDANTCDKPIQPEVYTKISEILPWIKSIINS from the exons CTAGTGTTCGTGATGGTATAGTAAACGGCACGGAGGCTAAACCACACTCCAGGCCCTACATGGTTTCTGTCCAAATAGATGAAAAACACCAGTGTGGTGGATTCCTTGTGTCTGAAAGCTTTGTCATGACTGCTGCACACTGCTGGAAAAA CAGAAAAGTAACCTTTACAGCAGTGGTTGGAGCTCATGATATCTCAAACAAGAATGAAGGTTCTATTCGCTTTCCAGTGGAGAAGTATGCAGTCCATCCTCAGTATCAGGATGATGAAACATATGACTATGATATCCTGCTTTTGAAG CTAAAAGGAACAGTCATAAAGAGTGAAAGAGTCAAATGGATCTCCATCCCTGCACAAAAGGAGGACATCCCTGCCAACTCTGTCTGCAGTGTAGCTGGCTGGGGACGAACAGGAACCAAGAAATCTGGAAGTCACTGTCTTTTGGAGACAAATACCAAGATCATGGACAAGGCAAGATGTACCAGTCTCTGGGACACACCTATAACCCCAAGGATGGTTTGTGCACAACACCCTGGAGGACCTTGCTGG GGAGATTCCGGCGGTCCTTTGGTGTGTGACAGTGTTGCAGTTGGTATCGTTTCATTTGGTGACGCGAACACGTGTGACAAACCCATCCAGCCTGAAGTTTATACCAAAATATCTGAGATTCTTCCCTGGATCAAGTCCATAATTAACTCTTAA
- the LOC103031537 gene encoding mast cell protease 4 isoform X2, producing the protein MTLISLLLLVVLLPYPGHSASVRDGIVNGTEAKPHSRPYMVSVQIDEKHQCGGFLVSESFVMTAAHCWKKKVTFTAVVGAHDISNKNEGSIRFPVEKYAVHPQYQDDETYDYDILLLKLKGTVIKSERVKWISIPAQKEDIPANSVCSVAGWGRTGTKKSGSHCLLETNTKIMDKARCTSLWDTPITPRMVCAQHPGGPCWGDSGGPLVCDSVAVGIVSFGDANTCDKPIQPEVYTKISEILPWIKSIINS; encoded by the exons CTAGTGTTCGTGATGGTATAGTAAACGGCACGGAGGCTAAACCACACTCCAGGCCCTACATGGTTTCTGTCCAAATAGATGAAAAACACCAGTGTGGTGGATTCCTTGTGTCTGAAAGCTTTGTCATGACTGCTGCACACTGCTGGAAAAA AAAAGTAACCTTTACAGCAGTGGTTGGAGCTCATGATATCTCAAACAAGAATGAAGGTTCTATTCGCTTTCCAGTGGAGAAGTATGCAGTCCATCCTCAGTATCAGGATGATGAAACATATGACTATGATATCCTGCTTTTGAAG CTAAAAGGAACAGTCATAAAGAGTGAAAGAGTCAAATGGATCTCCATCCCTGCACAAAAGGAGGACATCCCTGCCAACTCTGTCTGCAGTGTAGCTGGCTGGGGACGAACAGGAACCAAGAAATCTGGAAGTCACTGTCTTTTGGAGACAAATACCAAGATCATGGACAAGGCAAGATGTACCAGTCTCTGGGACACACCTATAACCCCAAGGATGGTTTGTGCACAACACCCTGGAGGACCTTGCTGG GGAGATTCCGGCGGTCCTTTGGTGTGTGACAGTGTTGCAGTTGGTATCGTTTCATTTGGTGACGCGAACACGTGTGACAAACCCATCCAGCCTGAAGTTTATACCAAAATATCTGAGATTCTTCCCTGGATCAAGTCCATAATTAACTCTTAA